The following DNA comes from Salminus brasiliensis chromosome 21, fSalBra1.hap2, whole genome shotgun sequence.
CTGAGAACTGCAAGGGCATGTCAGATGGCAAAATGATTGGCAGTAGCATCAAAATGGCAACTTAAACAACCCCCTGTCAGTAGCAGCTGAACAAGAAAAAGTCtaaaatgcttattagctggtattgtttattattatggccatttgcatgttttaataaagtggtgatacttcacacacacttatcTCGCAGCATGAAGCTGATTTTAGCCTTAAAAGAGCCGCAGTTACATTCTGCCTCCTGTAagttctgcaccatttaaggtggaatgaaaaATTCCAATCAgtagctggagaataactcctACCTCACTGGTGCACCGTGCTTGTTTACATAAATCACCAATATTCAGAATTTTAAGGCAGAAATCGCTATACTGAGGTTATGTGACAATTTGGCACAATgcggcaatggtcaaaagcaaatcagtaccaagagcccttccagcttcaagtacagctcggcttgacctgCCATCTTTTAAagtccacggaagacaagcatccaggtttttttctgttttggcaccgaagtggtaaaacgaacttcccctgggtgtctgaacttcaaactcagactgaagacccgTCTCTTAATAGTAATTGGGGAAGTGTAGTGTTAAGTATTATGGTTTCCATACTGACTTTCGTACTTAGAAGCATCCAAGCTTCTAAGTGTGCTTTCCAAGTGTCTTTTGCATCCTAGtctgtacaaactagctaagaatattttgtgagtaaacagtgaagtgaAATTTAGTAGGTCGCTCTGAAAAAGAccatctgctaaatgcagttAATTCATCACAACTATCCAGCAGATAATAGAAGAGAATCATGAAAAGGAGTAGACAGGGGCTCAAGTGTGTATCAATCatagctggtagagaactggtgttacagaaatgtgtgtgtcgACTGCTTTGCCTTTTTCGTTTTATATACTGATCTCTATGCTAAGAGAAGCTCTGTGTAGTTCAGGGATGTAAACAGACTCACAGCGTTGGCGGGAAACGCTCGCAGCATGACTGCATTAAAACCCTTATACAGCGAGGTCACACCCTCCTCTCTGATCAGCTCCCTCAAGACGTCCCGGAATCCATTGGGGTATTTCCCCTCTGGAGCTGCAGGGGgcagaaaaacaacacacacgGCATTCATGCTCAGACCCAGCTAATCAATAAGAAAGCCAGCTTTCTCTGAGGGCAAGTTCATAGAACACACTCTGACCTCTGAATACTACATTCACCACTTCCATATATGCAGTTTGCAGTCCTgtgcagttattattattattattattattatgaaaatcaAGAATATATAACGGAATCCTCTCTGTTGCAGAACGTTTGGTAGCTTTTTGGTAGCTACGGTTAAAACAGTCAGTGGAACTGCACAGCCTGGATTTCATGTGAATTCCATGTAAACATCATGACTCTGATCCATGTCTTCTGACCAAGTCTATAAACTACTGATCATCAGATGTAACAAGAGTCTTCTCACCTGTCTGAAAGCGTGATTTTAATACGTCGGGGGGAATCGCCACAGCCCAGTTAAAGATCCCCGCCATACCGCCGGCAAACAGCACACTGGGCACGCTCAGTTCAGTCGGGctttaacaacaaaaaaaacacaagcataaacacacagagagacagccaATCCACACGTCTCAGCATGTCAGCttccaaaaataaaaattggTTTTATACCTAGAAATAAATGtagatgtatttttttaaacctaatttcctccccaatttagaTGAGCCAATTAACCCTCCAACTAACTAGGACCCCTCCCATCACTTTCAATGCTtcagacactaggagggtgaggacaagcacTTGTGAAGCCAGCCATTgcctcttttctaactgctGCCAAAAGCATCACCACTACCCAGAGGAAATTGATGGCTCCCCAGCACTGGTACATTAGACGCCTGCGGCAGGCAACATCATAATGAgcgtgatgaggggagagagcgccatctacccagccTTGAAGTGAACCACAGAACTAACATTCACAGCTCAACACTTTAAGGTCTATGTTTAGGCTTATTTAGGGGATTCTGCTGAACAGGACTGACCTTTGATTATCTGGCTGGAGCCCTATTTGGTTGTGACCAGTTTTAGATGGGTAGGTGAAGTGatgtaattttactacaggTTTACACAGAATAAAAAAATCTCAGTATAAATGACTGAGGTGGGAGTGGATACTCAATTTACGCACATCTGCCACCTCCAAAAAAACAtgaggataataataataatcttataGCCCACTTAAAATAACACCGAAATATTAACATTTGAGTTTAAAAATTAGCAGCATGAAAATGTTCGTAACGTGTGTAGGCTATAAGCTAGGCTACACAATGACTTGCCTAATGCTGCCAGCAGCATCATGCTTCTGAggatttgactgaggtttgccacagacaGATATATGTTCCATGCATGCCGAAACTAAATGTCTCCTCAAGCGTCTTTATACTTAAGAAAAGCTGCAAAAACTACTGTTCCACAGGACATGGTggaatatttacccacatgtcGATTCGCAAGGGCTTAAtataacctgaggttatttttatggtttgttttacagaaggtaaagaGTTGGAATATGAAATGGGCGTGCAGTGCATATAAATGGTGGACATGGCACATTTGAGCAGGACTAAAAAATCACAGAGAAACTGTGGTAACTAttttaccccacctccccatgtaaaactaggCCCATCCAAACAGGGCTTAGGAGAGAAACGGCTCTTCATGTCTTGAAGACATTGACATTTTTATGTCAATTTAAGTTCTGACAAACCTCTTGCCCTCCGGTGTGAGGATGTTCTTCAGCCACTCGTACGTCATGAAGTACATTCCACTGGCCGGCACGTCTGAGACACAGAGGGAAAGCTGTCAATCACCCACAGAGGTAGGAGTCAGTCACCCCTTAGCTGATATTTTAAGAGtttctgcactttttttttgtcttggtgCTATCATATTTAATGAAATCATTTAATGAAAAGCTCGGTTTTAGAGAAACCCAGTTGTACTGTTGACATTGGTAGTGAATGAAATCAGatgctccctcacagaaagttattacactaaatggttatgaatacgctgcctgatgcccgaaacactgttttaccagAGTCTAAATGGtagagggatacatgcagggcgtTGTGcagccaaaaaaataaaaaaagtcccCAGAGAAAACGTATTTGTTCAGATGTGCCTCTATTTTACAATCATCAACTCAGAAAACacatgtaggttcactggtgggtttggatagtaaaaaAAATGGCTAGATTTGTGTTGGAGTCAGTTAAAAGAATCTGAGTAGGTATGTTTCTCCAGAATAAAtcacaatttcacaccaaacccccactCTGTATGTGTTCATCTCAAACACTGCCCTTGTATCCTAATGTATAATCTTATGTTTCATTACTCAGTCTCACTCTGCTGATATCCCTCATTCCACACAGTGATGATTACATTACTGCATCAGTCCACAGCGGCCAAAAACTGGCAAAAGCTCAGATACACAGCATCAGGTCATTCTTTCTGAAACTGACCAGAGTGAGTTCATTCCCCAGTCAGAATAAATGCCACCCAAATGCAGCACTACAGCCTTTACTAACCACAACAACCTTTCTCTACTCAAACAAACCCCAATTATACATGCCTGTAGATTCAAGCTGCACAATTATATTGTTTGTTAATCAGGATATTAGTCTTTATAATACCGGCAATAGTATACTAGTCCACTAGGAGCCctgttgtttactgtgtgttcTCAGTATCCTAAAAACAACCACAGCACCAGAGGAGTTTCAAGACATCCATATAATCATACAAAAGGAAGTTATTTTGGTTAGCAATGTCACATCACAAATAGTACACTGTTAtcatgtaaaaaccttgtatctccaaaatcacaactttacaggagaaggaagaaCCTTCTAAACTTGCAATGGAAGGTAAATATCAAGGGAAAAAGATTTTATCCCAAGTCGTTTagaagcatttctactggtccattcaccatTCAATTATAAAGAACAACATAAGGAATAGAATAGAGTGTAAAGcttcaggtttaggtgtagctgGCTTTGCTGTGTGGGGTAATGATGCAGTTAAAGGAGAGTAAACAGTAGAGTACCTCTCATTAAAGTCAGTGCGGTGCCTTTATAAATGCTCCTAATGCCACCTTCCCTGTAGATCTGCTTCATGCAGTCCATCGGCCCGGCGTATTTCACCTCTCCGGAGGCCGCCTGGATCTATGGGatggaagaaacagaaaacacgcaCACAGCTTAGGACCTTTCGTGCTACTGAAAATGTTGTGTGTTTGAACCTGGACACtagtggtttctgacactgttatCTAAAAGTATGGACAGAATTATGAAGCAGAGATGAACACAGTAGCATTCTGAAGCATGAACCGTGTCTCTGCAGGTCTGACTGAGGGAAATGTATGCAATTTACAGCACATCAAACATTGTACCCTGATGTCAAGAAGAACCTCCTACAAGAAGCCCAATTAGGCTCAATTTAAGCCGGTGATGAAGGACAGACCTGCTGAAACACACATACCTGCAGGAGGCATTTAATTCTTTCTCCAGGTGCCATAATGGCTGTAGTGAAAACACCAGACAGCATACCAGCTGCAAACAGCTGAGGATACctgagacacaaacacacacacacacaaacacacacatacagatgtaGAACCAGGTTAGATATTAGAAGCCATGCTTTGTCAGGTTTAACCAGCATGTTGTCATGCACTCACGAGAGAATATCATCAGGGCTTTTCTGCTGAAGCTTCTTTCCCAGACCAAAaccaaagaaacacacagcgAACATGGGAGTGACTCCAATAATGGGAGCAGCCATGCCCTTATACAACCCTCGAACaccctgagaaagagagagagagagcgagagagagagagagagactgtgcaTCAGTGCTGTGAACTGCAGACTATTTTCAATCTGCATCAAAATTGGTTTTATTGGCCAAACTTGTCAACTAGTATAAACAAACGTGTGGATCAccatgaccagaatgaccacaCAAGGCCTCCAATATGATCAAGCTTGTGGACCTAATGATCCTAATGGCCAAGCTGGTCGACAAGCTTGagcagtatgaccaagctagtcaaccattATGATCAAAAacattgaccagcatgaccacactggtccaaAAGTATAACCAGCTTCACCAAACTAGCTATTCAACTATCATGAAcaagatggttgaccagcacgAACACGGTGGTCCACAAGTATGTTGAAGAgtggttgaccatcatgaccacactgattgaccagcatgaccatcaagaCCATCTTAGATCATCAACTGGTCTTGCACTGGATTTTTTTAGCAGGGTAAACACATTTTAGAAATGTTGCCCACCTCCTTTGCGAGGGTCTTTTTGAAGCAATCAAAAGTTCCGGCATAGTGAGGTGACTGACCCGGGCCTGGCTTTGGCTGAGTCTGGAGCCGCAcctgtgaagaagaagaagcagaaacatCATCTGAAATATCTTTACAATATACCTTTACAAAAGCACCCATGTTTCTCTGAATTTTGACAGACTTATTGCgcaaattaacaaaaaaatgaaaacctaTGACATCAGCAGAGGTGTCACATCTACAACACATGTAGGTCAAAGGTGAACAGTCCATATACGTCAGACAGGGCTCAATAAGGCTTAAATAAGGCAAAATAAGACCCAAACGcagacatacagtgtattcaCCAGTATATATAAACCAGTGTGTACTGCTTAAGGGAAACCTCACAGTTGTGGCTTGGAATGACTTTGTGGAGATGAATGACCCTGGACTCAATGCCCTAACAGTGCAGGCTGAATTCAGAGCTGGATTAGAGTCTGGGTTATTTTACTGGGActattttacacacagaagaatATTATGTCTGTTTAAGCAGAAACGTGGAGCCAAATGTGAGTTTTAATGAGCTATAATCCTCCGTCCCACCTTAAATACTGCAGATCCATTCAGGCGCCTGCAGAAGCCAAGCAAACGTGACCCTTACAGTATACGAGCGAGTCCGACTCGCCGTTCAGTTCACACTCAGTTCACACTCAGTTC
Coding sequences within:
- the LOC140542730 gene encoding mitochondrial carnitine/acylcarnitine carrier protein-like isoform X4, coding for MSKQPQPISPVKNFFAGGFGGVCLVFAGHPLDTIKVRLQTQPKPGPGQSPHYAGTFDCFKKTLAKEGVRGLYKGMAAPIIGVTPMFAVCFFGFGLGKKLQQKSPDDILSYPQLFAAGMLSGVFTTAIMAPGERIKCLLQIQAASGEVKYAGPMDCMKQIYREGGIRSIYKGTALTLMRDVPASGMYFMTYEWLKNILTPEGKSPTELSVPSVLFAGGMAGIFNWAVAIPPDVLKSRFQTAPEGKYPNGFRDVLRELIREEGVTSLYKGFNAVMLRAFPANAACFLGFELAMKFLNWAAPNL